The following are encoded together in the Hyla sarda isolate aHylSar1 unplaced genomic scaffold, aHylSar1.hap1 scaffold_2350, whole genome shotgun sequence genome:
- the LOC130322523 gene encoding cGMP-inhibited 3',5'-cyclic phosphodiesterase 3A-like yields MGYVFSKTYNPSEETYGCLSAHIPSLELMALYVAAAMHDYDHPGRTNAFLVATNAPQAVLYNDRSVLENHHAASAWNLFLSRPEYNFLVNLDHMEFKRFRFLVIEAILATDLKKHFDFLAEFNAKVSEKSSAWGGGSFLGSFLR; encoded by the exons ATGGGATACGTCTTCTCTAAGACCTATAACCCCTCGGAGGAGACGTACGGCTGCCTCTCCGCCCATATACCGTCCCTGGAGCTGATGGCGCTGTACGTTGCGGCTGCCATGCACGACTACGACCATCCGGGAAGAACCAACGCCTTCCTAGTGGCGACCAACGCTCCTCAG GCAGTGCTGTATAATGACCGCTCGGTCCTGGAGAATCACCACGCCGCCTCCGCCTGGAACCTCTTCCTCTCCCGGCCGGAATATAACTTCTTAGTCAACTTAGACCACATGGAGTTCAAGAGGTTCCGCTTCCTGGTGATCGAGGCTATCCTCGCCACCGACCTCAAGAAGCATTTCGATTTCCTGGCGGAGTTCAATGCAAAGGTCAGTGAGAAGTCCtccgcctgggggggggggtcattcctGGGGTCATTCCTGAGATGA